A region of Paenimyroides aestuarii DNA encodes the following proteins:
- the ccoG gene encoding cytochrome c oxidase accessory protein CcoG — MSEDHNNFRDRLGTVDEEGKRVWVYPKKPAGKFYNKRKWVSYFLLLILLASPFVKINGNQFFLFNVLERKFSFFGFTFWPQDFYIVVIGMIIGIVFVALFTVVFGRIFCGWICPQTIFMEMVFRRIEYWIEGDRGAQIRLNKQEWNAEKIRKKALKWFVFFIVSFLIANVFLSYIVGSDHVLSMIINGPVNNISTFVSLIIFTAVFYFVFVWFREQVCIIACPYGRLQGVLLDEKTIVVAYDYKRGEAENGRAKFRKNEDRNEKGLGDCIDCAQCVHVCPTGIDIRNGTQLECVNCTACIDACDFMMESVNLPKGLIRYASESEIAKKEKFVFTTRMKGYTAVLLILIGILSGLLFMRSDVEAKILRLPGQLFEHKGDYISNVYTYKIANKSTRNFDNVTIKLAHPEGKIELVGKKSIQIPKEDMAQGTLFIEIPQAVLKSDKTEVQIEVYNNEELIDQTKTNFMSPRSFN; from the coding sequence ATGAGTGAAGATCACAACAACTTTAGAGACCGATTAGGTACGGTTGACGAAGAAGGAAAAAGAGTTTGGGTATATCCAAAAAAACCTGCCGGAAAATTTTATAACAAACGCAAATGGGTCAGCTATTTTTTACTGCTGATTTTGCTGGCATCGCCTTTTGTAAAAATCAACGGCAATCAGTTTTTTTTGTTTAATGTTTTAGAGCGAAAATTTTCGTTTTTTGGATTCACTTTCTGGCCACAAGATTTTTATATCGTTGTGATTGGTATGATCATCGGTATTGTGTTTGTGGCACTGTTCACAGTGGTTTTTGGAAGGATTTTTTGCGGTTGGATTTGCCCGCAAACCATTTTTATGGAAATGGTTTTTAGAAGGATTGAATACTGGATAGAAGGCGACCGCGGAGCACAAATTCGCTTGAATAAACAAGAATGGAATGCTGAAAAAATCCGTAAAAAAGCATTAAAGTGGTTCGTGTTTTTTATAGTTTCTTTTCTTATAGCCAATGTTTTTCTATCGTATATTGTAGGCAGCGACCATGTTTTATCAATGATTATAAACGGGCCAGTAAACAATATTTCCACATTTGTATCACTCATTATTTTCACAGCCGTATTTTATTTTGTATTTGTATGGTTTCGCGAACAAGTGTGTATCATCGCTTGTCCGTATGGCAGGTTGCAAGGGGTTTTGTTAGATGAAAAAACCATTGTGGTTGCTTACGATTACAAACGAGGAGAAGCTGAAAACGGTCGGGCAAAATTTCGAAAAAATGAAGATCGAAACGAAAAAGGCTTAGGCGATTGTATCGATTGTGCACAATGTGTACATGTTTGCCCAACAGGAATTGATATTCGCAACGGCACCCAGTTGGAATGTGTAAACTGCACAGCGTGTATCGATGCTTGTGATTTTATGATGGAATCGGTAAATCTTCCAAAAGGATTAATCAGATACGCCTCTGAAAGCGAAATAGCAAAAAAAGAAAAATTTGTATTCACCACACGCATGAAAGGCTATACGGCTGTTTTGCTAATTCTTATTGGAATTTTAAGCGGATTGCTGTTTATGCGAAGCGATGTAGAAGCAAAAATTCTTCGCTTACCTGGTCAGTTATTTGAACATAAAGGCGATTATATCAGCAATGTATATACCTATAAAATAGCAAACAAATCAACCCGAAATTTTGATAATGTTACCATAAAACTGGCTCATCCAGAAGGGAAAATTGAATTGGTTGGGAAAAAATCAATCCAAATACCAAAAGAAGATATGGCACAAGGAACTTTGTTCATCGAAATTCCACAAGCCGTTTTAAAAAGCGACAAAACAGAAGTGCAAATAGAGGTGTATAACAATGAAGAATTAATCGATCAAACAAAAACAAACTTTATGAGTCCACGAAGTTTTAATTAA
- the fabD gene encoding ACP S-malonyltransferase, with amino-acid sequence MKAYVFPGQGAQFVGMGKDLYESSEIAKELFDKANEILGFNITEIMFNGTDEELKQTKVTQPAVFLHSVILAKTLTNFKPEMVAGHSLGEFSALVANGTLSFEDALQLVSKRAMAMQKACEITPSTMAAVLNLDDKVVEDICASIDGVVVAANYNCPGQLVISGETKAVELACVKMKEAGAKRALILPVGGAFHSPMMEPAREELAAAIEATTFNTPICPVYQNVTASAVSDAAAIKKNLITQLTAPVRWTQSVQQMIADGATSFTEVGPGKVLMGLINKINKEVETIKA; translated from the coding sequence ATGAAAGCATACGTATTTCCAGGGCAAGGAGCTCAATTTGTAGGAATGGGAAAAGATTTATATGAATCTTCTGAAATAGCAAAAGAATTATTTGATAAAGCCAATGAAATTTTAGGGTTCAATATCACTGAAATTATGTTTAACGGTACCGATGAAGAATTAAAGCAAACCAAAGTAACACAACCAGCTGTGTTTTTACATTCAGTGATTTTAGCAAAAACCTTAACCAATTTCAAACCAGAAATGGTTGCTGGGCATTCTTTAGGAGAATTTTCTGCCTTGGTTGCAAACGGAACGCTTTCGTTTGAAGATGCCTTGCAATTGGTATCAAAACGTGCTATGGCTATGCAGAAAGCATGCGAAATTACACCATCAACAATGGCTGCCGTTTTAAATTTAGACGACAAAGTAGTTGAAGACATTTGCGCTTCTATTGACGGTGTTGTGGTAGCAGCAAATTACAATTGCCCAGGACAGTTGGTTATTTCGGGCGAAACAAAAGCGGTTGAATTAGCTTGTGTAAAAATGAAAGAAGCCGGTGCAAAACGTGCTTTAATTTTACCGGTTGGCGGTGCATTTCACTCACCAATGATGGAGCCTGCTCGTGAGGAATTAGCCGCAGCTATTGAAGCCACTACTTTTAACACGCCTATCTGTCCGGTGTATCAAAACGTAACTGCTAGTGCCGTTTCAGATGCAGCAGCAATCAAGAAAAACTTAATCACACAGCTTACTGCACCTGTTCGTTGGACGCAATCGGTGCAACAAATGATTGCCGATGGTGCTACATCTTTTACCGAAGTTGGGCCAGGAAAAGTGCTAATGGGCTTAATCAATAAAATAAACAAAGAGGTGGAAACTATAAAAGCATAA
- a CDS encoding type III pantothenate kinase produces MIICIDVGNTRTKVAVYENSTLQQLLITNNEKLLKNISKQIQGIENCVDIILSSVGNLPSTTIEGLKKIGNLITVTHNSPIPFKNFYTTPNTLGIDRIVLTAGAVLKYPKQNRLVIDAGTCITYDFVNSLDQYHGGAISPGIGLRYKSLNDHTAHLPLEKISELHPFVGNSTATAIHSGVLNGVVAEIEAFIEHFKHQDENLTVILTGGNSEFLVNRLKNSIFANPNFLLESLFLLYQHIVSND; encoded by the coding sequence ATGATTATTTGTATCGATGTTGGTAACACCCGAACTAAAGTAGCTGTGTATGAAAACAGTACGTTGCAGCAATTGCTTATTACCAACAATGAAAAATTGCTAAAAAATATTTCAAAACAAATTCAAGGAATCGAAAATTGCGTAGATATTATTCTTTCATCGGTAGGTAATTTACCCTCAACAACCATTGAAGGATTAAAAAAAATAGGCAATTTAATCACAGTTACCCATAATTCACCTATTCCTTTTAAAAATTTTTATACCACTCCTAACACCTTGGGAATAGACCGAATTGTTCTAACAGCCGGAGCGGTTTTGAAATATCCTAAGCAAAACCGTTTGGTGATTGATGCCGGAACTTGCATCACATACGATTTTGTTAATAGTTTGGATCAATACCACGGAGGCGCCATTTCACCAGGTATAGGACTTCGCTATAAAAGTTTAAACGATCATACCGCCCATCTTCCTTTGGAAAAAATTTCGGAACTGCACCCGTTTGTAGGAAATTCAACAGCAACTGCTATTCATTCAGGTGTTTTGAACGGCGTTGTGGCTGAAATTGAGGCGTTTATCGAACACTTCAAACATCAGGATGAGAATTTAACAGTAATTTTAACAGGCGGAAATTCTGAATTTTTGGTAAACCGTTTAAAAAATAGCATCTTTGCCAATCCAAACTTTCTGCTAGAAAGTTTATTTTTGTTATATCAACACATTGTATCAAATGATTAG
- the ccoN gene encoding cytochrome-c oxidase, cbb3-type subunit I translates to MEVQQFYYDNKIVKKFLYAAILFGVVGMLVGLLLAVMFIFPNITDNIPWLSFGRIRPLHTNAVIFAFVGNTIFGGVYYSLQRLLKTRMYSDVLSNINFWGWQLIIVAAAITLPLGYTSSKEYAELEWPIDIAIAIVWVVFGINMIMTILNRRERHLYVAIWFYLATFVTVAVLHIFNNLEMPVNMLKSYSVYAGVQDALVQWWYGHNAVAFFLTTPFLGLMYYYLPKIANRPVYSYRLSIIHFWSLIFLYIWAGPHHLLYTALPEWAQNLGVVFSVMLIAPSWGGMINGLLTLRGAWDKVRTEPVLKFFVVAITGYGMATFEGPMLSLKNVNAIAHFTDWIIAHVHVGALAWNGFMAFAIIYWLLPRIAKTQLYSKKLANFHFWIGTLGIILYTIPLYVAGFSQHMMWKQFNPDGTLKYGNFLETVTAIMPMYAMRAIGGTLYVIGILVLVYNVYKTMTAAAKVEDELAEAPALARIAPNRIKGERFHAWLERKPIQLTILATVAILIGGIIQIVPTLVVDSNIQTIASVKPYTPLELEGRDLYIREGCVSCHSQMVRPFRSEVERYGEYSKSGEYVYDYPFLWGSKRTGPDLHRLGAKYSDNWHFNHMYDPQSTSPGSIMPTYKWLFQNKQMNISEIETKMRVLQKLGVPYTDQEIENAKASMKVQAEKIEENLKNDPDFVKSYEASKKAALANGEQFVPMSEREITALIAYLQRLGTDIKVKEQK, encoded by the coding sequence ATGGAAGTACAACAATTTTATTATGACAACAAAATTGTTAAAAAATTCCTCTACGCTGCCATTCTTTTCGGAGTTGTAGGTATGCTGGTAGGTTTGCTTTTGGCAGTTATGTTTATCTTTCCGAATATTACCGATAATATTCCTTGGTTAAGTTTTGGTAGAATACGTCCGTTGCACACCAATGCTGTAATTTTTGCCTTTGTAGGAAACACCATTTTTGGTGGAGTGTATTATTCGCTGCAACGATTACTAAAAACCCGGATGTATAGCGATGTTTTAAGTAATATCAACTTTTGGGGATGGCAATTAATTATTGTAGCTGCGGCAATTACGTTGCCATTAGGATATACTTCTTCTAAAGAATATGCCGAGCTTGAATGGCCAATTGATATTGCAATAGCAATCGTGTGGGTGGTTTTTGGTATTAATATGATTATGACCATTTTAAACCGAAGAGAGCGCCATTTATATGTAGCTATTTGGTTCTATTTGGCAACTTTTGTTACCGTGGCCGTGTTGCATATTTTTAATAATTTAGAGATGCCTGTGAATATGTTAAAATCATATTCGGTATATGCAGGTGTGCAAGATGCGCTGGTGCAATGGTGGTATGGGCACAACGCAGTGGCGTTTTTCTTAACCACTCCTTTTTTAGGATTGATGTATTACTACTTGCCTAAAATTGCCAACCGCCCGGTATATTCGTACCGACTATCGATTATTCACTTTTGGTCGCTCATTTTCTTATATATTTGGGCAGGTCCTCACCATTTGCTATATACTGCTTTGCCAGAATGGGCACAAAATTTAGGTGTAGTATTCTCTGTAATGCTTATTGCGCCGTCATGGGGTGGTATGATCAACGGTTTGCTAACACTTCGTGGTGCTTGGGATAAGGTGCGAACAGAGCCTGTTTTAAAATTCTTTGTAGTGGCAATTACAGGTTATGGTATGGCTACTTTTGAAGGGCCTATGCTTTCTCTTAAAAACGTAAATGCAATTGCCCATTTCACCGATTGGATTATTGCCCACGTACACGTTGGGGCATTGGCTTGGAACGGATTTATGGCTTTTGCAATCATTTATTGGTTGTTGCCAAGAATTGCCAAAACACAATTATACTCTAAAAAATTGGCGAATTTCCATTTTTGGATTGGCACCTTAGGAATCATTTTATATACCATTCCGTTGTATGTGGCAGGCTTTAGCCAACACATGATGTGGAAACAATTCAACCCAGACGGCACCTTAAAATATGGTAACTTTTTAGAAACCGTTACCGCAATTATGCCTATGTATGCAATGCGCGCAATTGGAGGAACTTTATATGTTATTGGTATTTTGGTATTGGTGTATAATGTTTACAAAACAATGACTGCTGCTGCAAAAGTAGAAGATGAATTGGCCGAAGCACCTGCATTGGCTCGCATTGCTCCAAATCGTATAAAAGGGGAACGCTTCCATGCTTGGTTAGAACGCAAACCTATACAGTTAACCATTTTGGCAACTGTGGCGATATTGATTGGTGGAATCATTCAAATTGTACCTACTTTGGTAGTAGATTCAAACATCCAAACAATCGCAAGTGTAAAACCATATACTCCATTAGAATTAGAAGGTCGTGATTTATACATACGCGAAGGCTGTGTGAGCTGTCACTCGCAAATGGTTCGTCCGTTTAGAAGTGAGGTGGAACGCTATGGCGAATATTCAAAATCGGGCGAATATGTTTATGACTATCCTTTTTTATGGGGATCAAAACGCACCGGACCAGATTTGCATCGCTTAGGTGCCAAATATTCAGACAACTGGCATTTTAATCACATGTATGATCCGCAAAGCACTTCGCCAGGGTCTATCATGCCAACTTATAAATGGTTGTTCCAAAACAAACAGATGAATATTTCTGAAATCGAAACCAAAATGCGTGTGCTGCAAAAATTAGGAGTGCCTTATACCGATCAGGAAATTGAAAATGCAAAAGCATCTATGAAAGTACAAGCTGAAAAGATCGAAGAAAATCTGAAAAACGATCCCGATTTTGTGAAATCATACGAAGCTAGTAAAAAAGCAGCTTTGGCAAATGGAGAACAGTTTGTACCAATGAGCGAACGAGAAATCACCGCATTAATAGCTTATTTACAACGTTTAGGAACTGATATTAAGGTAAAAGAACAAAAATAA
- a CDS encoding peptidylprolyl isomerase: protein MAVLQKIRERSGLLIGVIGFCLLAFVAGDLLTGGLSFNSRNVGEVNGVDISAMEYSNKVANLEKNGQGKGAQLYNQVWTNEVRTILFTEQLEKAGLRLGKDQLINVIKTHPSFSQNPQFLNDAGQFDMNKFNSFLAQMKAAGAQQWNAWLDYEKQLGIFAKEQMYLNMIKGAIVTTTAEAKMAYKNEATKVSFDYVTLPYTTVNDEQVKVTDAEIEAYIKKYPKQFKATPSRKVEYVFIANKPSKEDEAASKQIIEDLLKPSVVFNKNTNKNDTISGFAKATDVKAFVNQNSDVPFDSTYYAKEQLPVEHAEKIFNTPVGTIYGPYVFNDYYAVSKVVAKKNTAETVDASHILIAYKGAQRADATVTLTKDEAKTKAEALLKQVQGGADFAALASENTNDSGSKATGGKYPNIQKGQMVPTFDQYIFNNPVGKLGIVESDFGYHVLKVDKINEKEGVQLATIAKKIESSNKTQDAIYAQANKFLESVQNGKDFAKEATAQGLVSFPATKIDAFDDQLTGVEGAQTEAVRWASSKNTSVGDIKKFDSADGFLIIKVASINDTELMLAEDARQMVEPILINEKKAAIIREKMTGKTLEEVAKNAKIGVVNAIDVTGANPMVNGFQEPLVVGNALGRKPTETSPLIDGRNGVYMIKTKNITKATDLPNYLTYKQKVGTNNRQMAENMVFSAMYQNAKIEDNRAKVLLQ, encoded by the coding sequence ATGGCAGTTTTACAGAAAATTAGAGAAAGATCAGGTTTGCTTATTGGCGTAATCGGATTTTGTTTACTAGCATTCGTTGCTGGAGATTTATTAACAGGTGGATTAAGCTTTAATTCTCGCAATGTGGGAGAAGTTAACGGAGTTGATATTTCTGCAATGGAATATAGTAATAAGGTTGCAAACCTTGAAAAAAATGGTCAAGGAAAAGGCGCACAATTATACAACCAAGTTTGGACCAACGAAGTGCGCACCATTTTGTTTACCGAGCAATTAGAAAAAGCAGGATTGCGCTTGGGCAAAGATCAATTGATCAATGTAATTAAAACCCACCCAAGTTTTTCGCAAAACCCTCAGTTTTTAAATGATGCTGGTCAATTCGATATGAACAAATTCAACAGCTTTTTGGCTCAAATGAAAGCAGCAGGCGCTCAACAATGGAACGCTTGGTTAGATTACGAAAAACAATTGGGCATTTTTGCAAAAGAACAAATGTACTTAAACATGATTAAAGGTGCAATTGTAACTACTACTGCAGAAGCTAAAATGGCTTATAAAAATGAAGCTACCAAAGTTTCTTTTGACTATGTAACACTTCCTTACACTACTGTAAACGACGAGCAAGTTAAAGTTACCGATGCGGAGATTGAAGCATACATTAAAAAATATCCAAAACAATTCAAAGCTACGCCGTCGCGCAAAGTAGAATATGTTTTTATTGCCAACAAACCATCTAAAGAAGATGAAGCTGCTTCAAAACAAATCATTGAAGATTTATTGAAGCCGTCTGTGGTGTTTAATAAAAATACCAATAAAAATGATACCATCTCTGGATTTGCAAAAGCAACAGATGTGAAAGCTTTTGTAAACCAAAATTCGGATGTACCTTTTGATTCTACTTATTATGCAAAAGAACAATTGCCGGTAGAACATGCAGAAAAAATATTCAACACGCCAGTTGGTACTATATACGGACCTTATGTGTTTAATGATTACTATGCGGTTTCTAAAGTAGTAGCAAAGAAAAACACAGCTGAAACAGTTGATGCATCGCATATTTTAATAGCATATAAAGGTGCTCAAAGAGCCGACGCAACAGTTACTTTAACAAAAGATGAAGCAAAAACAAAAGCAGAAGCCTTGCTGAAACAAGTACAAGGCGGTGCTGATTTTGCTGCATTGGCTTCAGAAAACACCAACGATTCAGGCTCAAAAGCTACAGGTGGAAAATATCCAAATATTCAAAAAGGACAAATGGTTCCAACCTTTGACCAATACATCTTTAATAATCCAGTAGGGAAATTGGGGATTGTAGAATCTGACTTTGGTTACCATGTTTTAAAAGTTGATAAAATCAATGAAAAAGAAGGCGTTCAATTGGCAACTATTGCTAAAAAAATTGAATCGTCAAACAAAACACAAGATGCTATTTATGCACAAGCAAATAAATTCTTAGAAAGCGTGCAAAATGGAAAAGACTTTGCTAAAGAAGCAACTGCACAAGGTTTGGTATCTTTCCCAGCTACAAAAATAGATGCTTTTGACGATCAATTAACAGGTGTTGAAGGAGCGCAAACAGAAGCTGTTCGTTGGGCATCGAGCAAAAACACCAGTGTGGGCGATATTAAGAAATTTGATTCAGCAGATGGCTTTTTAATCATTAAAGTGGCATCTATCAACGATACCGAATTAATGTTGGCTGAAGATGCACGCCAAATGGTAGAACCAATCTTAATCAACGAGAAAAAAGCAGCAATCATCCGTGAAAAAATGACTGGCAAAACATTAGAAGAAGTTGCTAAAAATGCAAAAATAGGTGTGGTAAATGCAATTGATGTTACAGGTGCAAACCCAATGGTAAACGGTTTCCAAGAACCTTTGGTTGTGGGGAATGCATTAGGAAGAAAACCAACCGAAACTTCTCCATTAATCGATGGCCGCAACGGTGTTTATATGATTAAAACAAAAAACATTACAAAAGCTACCGATTTGCCAAACTACTTAACCTATAAACAAAAAGTAGGTACAAACAACCGCCAAATGGCAGAAAACATGGTGTTTAGCGCTATGTATCAAAATGCAAAAATAGAAGACAACCGTGCGAAAGTATTGTTGCAATAA
- a CDS encoding cbb3-type cytochrome oxidase subunit 3, producing the protein MLKFIKHNMDTISGIEIYPIIALLIFFLFFVGLIVWVFTYKKHTLNELSNLPLQNTGNNESSINTNTKL; encoded by the coding sequence ATGCTAAAGTTTATAAAACACAATATGGATACCATTTCGGGCATTGAAATTTATCCCATTATAGCGTTACTTATTTTCTTTCTATTTTTTGTAGGATTAATCGTATGGGTGTTCACTTACAAAAAACATACACTCAACGAATTAAGTAACTTGCCTTTGCAAAATACGGGCAATAACGAAAGTTCAATTAACACAAACACTAAATTATGA
- the ccoS gene encoding cbb3-type cytochrome oxidase assembly protein CcoS encodes MGVIYILICISIFVAAVFLTLFIKSVKSGQFDDQYTPSVRMLFDDELKSKKENKSQKQSN; translated from the coding sequence ATGGGCGTAATTTATATTTTAATATGCATCAGCATATTTGTTGCAGCCGTTTTTCTGACCCTCTTCATTAAATCAGTTAAAAGCGGACAATTCGATGATCAATACACACCATCTGTAAGGATGTTGTTTGACGATGAATTGAAATCAAAAAAAGAAAATAAATCACAAAAACAATCAAATTAA
- a CDS encoding FixH family protein, with translation MKFNWGTGIVIGIAAFMIFILQYVIRVQMDARYDNELVTEQYYQKETEVNSNYSKQQNANKLADAFQIKTTSQGIAIYFPKDFNPQEIKGTVSLYRPSNQAFDQTIPIELSSNYLLIPKSRLIDGRWDISIDFSYKGTDYLKQQTLHL, from the coding sequence ATGAAATTTAATTGGGGAACAGGCATCGTAATTGGTATTGCGGCATTTATGATTTTTATACTGCAATACGTGATTCGTGTGCAAATGGACGCACGTTATGACAATGAATTGGTAACAGAGCAATATTACCAAAAAGAAACCGAGGTGAATAGCAATTATTCCAAACAGCAAAATGCCAACAAATTGGCTGATGCTTTTCAGATAAAAACCACATCACAAGGAATAGCAATTTATTTTCCAAAGGATTTCAATCCGCAAGAAATAAAAGGAACAGTATCCCTTTACAGGCCGTCTAATCAAGCTTTTGATCAAACAATTCCCATAGAATTGTCATCAAACTACTTGCTTATACCTAAATCTCGCTTGATAGATGGCCGTTGGGATATTAGTATTGATTTTTCTTACAAGGGCACCGATTATTTGAAACAACAAACACTCCATTTGTAA
- the lptC gene encoding LPS export ABC transporter periplasmic protein LptC — MKKYFAHIAAFSFVLVACNNDLKDIQNLNKKQLYATGEADSINVKYTDSAKIKAEMYAVKMLDYSKAKYPFNHFPKGVKVTVYDKNRNKNYITAKQATVYNKTGMINLVGDVKITSHDGKVMQTQQMYYDQKNNWFFTEHYFKVTDQNKSFFEGIGVDFDQNFKIVNAQQNRAELKEVKDESL; from the coding sequence TTGAAAAAATATTTTGCACATATTGCCGCTTTTTCTTTTGTTTTGGTTGCATGTAATAACGATTTAAAAGACATTCAAAACCTAAATAAAAAACAATTGTATGCAACGGGCGAGGCCGATTCTATCAATGTGAAATATACCGACTCAGCCAAAATTAAAGCCGAAATGTATGCCGTGAAAATGCTTGATTATAGCAAAGCGAAATACCCTTTTAATCATTTTCCTAAAGGTGTTAAGGTGACTGTTTACGACAAAAATCGAAACAAAAACTACATCACCGCCAAACAAGCCACGGTTTACAACAAAACAGGAATGATTAATTTGGTGGGCGATGTGAAAATAACCTCACACGATGGCAAAGTAATGCAAACGCAACAAATGTATTACGACCAAAAAAATAATTGGTTTTTTACCGAACATTACTTTAAAGTCACCGATCAAAACAAAAGCTTTTTTGAAGGAATTGGTGTAGATTTCGATCAAAATTTTAAAATTGTAAACGCACAGCAAAATCGTGCAGAATTAAAAGAAGTTAAAGATGAAAGTTTATAA
- a CDS encoding sulfite exporter TauE/SafE family protein — protein MIIPLLLGLLSSLHCVAMCGPIALALPVHQFSTTKKTLLIVLYHVGRISVYTLLGVVFGTIGKGLFIAGFQQQTSIILGVCLIISVLFLNEKRLQQSLLKFNSKGYMKFKSVFGAYLKKRTAFSLYVLGLLNGLLPCAMIYMALFGATATQGGVYGGLFMLWYGLGTIPLLTVLIWMSSWINKYFKNKLQKAVPVFLTFTGILLILRGLDLAIPYVSPSTLQLFITANPQCF, from the coding sequence ATGATCATACCATTGTTACTGGGTTTGCTAAGCAGTCTGCATTGTGTGGCCATGTGCGGACCCATTGCTTTGGCATTACCTGTACACCAGTTTTCCACCACAAAAAAAACACTCTTAATTGTGTTGTATCATGTGGGTAGAATATCAGTATATACGTTGCTGGGCGTTGTTTTTGGAACGATAGGAAAAGGATTGTTTATCGCAGGTTTTCAACAACAAACATCGATTATTTTGGGGGTTTGTTTAATAATAAGTGTACTTTTTTTAAATGAAAAAAGGTTGCAACAATCACTCTTAAAATTCAATTCAAAAGGATATATGAAGTTTAAAAGTGTGTTTGGAGCATACCTTAAAAAGCGAACCGCCTTTTCTTTATATGTTTTGGGACTACTAAATGGCTTGTTGCCTTGCGCCATGATTTATATGGCATTGTTTGGAGCAACTGCCACTCAAGGTGGGGTATATGGTGGTTTGTTCATGCTTTGGTATGGTTTGGGAACCATTCCGTTGCTAACCGTTTTAATTTGGATGAGCAGTTGGATTAATAAATACTTTAAAAATAAATTGCAAAAAGCAGTACCTGTATTTTTAACTTTTACAGGAATTTTATTGATTTTAAGAGGATTAGATTTAGCAATTCCGTATGTTTCTCCATCCACCTTACAACTTTTTATAACTGCAAATCCGCAATGCTTTTGA
- a CDS encoding cbb3-type cytochrome c oxidase N-terminal domain-containing protein: MKRFFPVYVRVPVLFFTCYGILEYFIDSGDKPMIIAYPSVLALLGLILLVIIALEIVAKASNNVIEQLMTPEERAQKEALDNLPFSELPFIKKLMKKLTKSRAIEEEKEIEMDHDYDGIKELDNDLPPWWVYLFYVTIIFGVIYLGKYHLFGGDNQIQELEKDLAMAQKEIEEYKKTAPDLLTADQVVLLTDPADLAAGKAIFDSNCVACHRADGGGGIGPNLTDEYWILGGDVKEIFTTIMEGGRDGKGMVAWKQQIKPSDIQKVASYILSLQGTNPADAKAPEGDKVAAASAASQTSGNVANDTLANTNNQAPSAP; encoded by the coding sequence ATGAAACGTTTTTTTCCTGTATATGTTCGTGTTCCAGTACTATTTTTTACCTGCTATGGCATTCTGGAATACTTTATAGATTCGGGTGATAAGCCAATGATTATCGCATATCCGTCGGTCTTAGCACTTTTAGGTTTGATTTTGTTGGTAATAATTGCTTTAGAAATTGTTGCAAAAGCTTCAAACAATGTCATAGAGCAATTAATGACACCCGAAGAACGTGCTCAAAAAGAAGCATTAGACAATTTACCTTTTTCGGAATTGCCGTTTATAAAAAAGCTTATGAAAAAGCTTACCAAATCGCGTGCTATTGAAGAAGAAAAAGAAATTGAAATGGATCATGACTACGATGGTATCAAAGAATTAGACAACGATTTGCCACCGTGGTGGGTGTATTTATTCTATGTTACCATTATTTTCGGAGTGATCTATTTAGGGAAATACCACCTATTTGGCGGCGATAACCAAATACAAGAATTAGAAAAAGACTTGGCAATGGCGCAGAAAGAAATCGAAGAGTACAAAAAAACAGCTCCCGATTTGTTAACAGCCGATCAAGTTGTGTTGTTAACCGATCCAGCCGATTTAGCTGCCGGAAAAGCTATTTTCGATTCCAATTGTGTGGCATGTCACCGTGCCGATGGTGGTGGTGGAATTGGTCCCAACCTTACCGATGAATATTGGATTTTAGGTGGTGATGTGAAAGAAATTTTTACTACCATTATGGAAGGTGGTCGTGATGGCAAAGGAATGGTGGCTTGGAAACAACAAATAAAACCATCAGATATTCAAAAAGTGGCAAGTTATATTTTGTCATTGCAAGGAACAAATCCTGCCGATGCCAAAGCACCCGAAGGTGATAAGGTTGCAGCTGCAAGTGCCGCATCCCAAACAAGCGGAAACGTAGCAAACGACACCTTAGCAAACACAAATAATCAAGCACCTAGTGCACCATAA